A section of the Methanobrevibacter thaueri genome encodes:
- a CDS encoding prephenate dehydrogenase, giving the protein MIKMNVGIIGGSDGLGKTLIYYFRDEFEVYISARDHKKGRKVASDLNVNYIESNEGLANISDILVISVPIESTCDVIREVAPFMKAGSLMVDVTSVKEGPSRTMAEALPDSVEYIPTHPVFGPRTTRLDNQVIVLTADKKGKWYPKVYDYLAGKNMRIIEASAEKHDFMMSIVQVLTHFSFISTASAIEKLKVNISETEDYESPIYNLMIDMIARIVSQNPYLTYNIQSMNENGETVRNTFAEAVNELKDVINNNDEDEFVKIAIRATKNMGDITNALGRSDKAIGALSYEYTYLNNSIGQEVGLKHIYSGTIHVGILEDIDGKTAILRNGTKIKKLRIANIRILLPEELHQWKIENWNTVTRSISCVFPKNVNVEIIQKTVLMHDNLLDIRLTDAYNGPQIDDRSISLTFEVTALTKEDIERVKELFTAFGGVIR; this is encoded by the coding sequence GTGATTAAAATGAATGTTGGAATTATAGGTGGAAGTGACGGTTTGGGAAAAACCCTGATTTATTATTTCCGAGATGAGTTTGAGGTTTATATTTCCGCAAGGGACCATAAGAAGGGAAGGAAGGTCGCAAGTGACTTGAACGTGAATTACATCGAATCAAACGAAGGCCTTGCGAACATCAGCGACATCCTAGTTATATCCGTCCCTATCGAGAGCACCTGTGACGTCATTCGTGAAGTCGCACCGTTCATGAAAGCCGGGTCACTTATGGTTGACGTTACCTCCGTTAAGGAAGGCCCTTCCAGAACCATGGCGGAAGCGCTTCCGGATTCCGTCGAGTACATTCCGACACACCCCGTCTTCGGTCCAAGAACCACAAGACTTGACAATCAGGTGATTGTGCTGACCGCCGATAAGAAGGGCAAGTGGTATCCGAAGGTCTATGATTACCTTGCAGGCAAAAACATGAGAATCATCGAAGCCAGTGCCGAAAAGCATGATTTCATGATGAGCATAGTTCAGGTCCTCACCCACTTCTCATTTATCTCAACGGCGTCTGCAATCGAGAAGCTTAAGGTCAACATATCCGAAACCGAGGACTATGAAAGTCCAATATATAACCTGATGATCGATATGATCGCCCGTATCGTATCCCAAAATCCGTATTTGACATATAACATCCAGTCAATGAACGAGAACGGTGAAACTGTCAGAAATACCTTCGCCGAAGCAGTCAATGAGCTGAAGGATGTCATAAACAATAATGATGAGGACGAGTTCGTCAAAATAGCCATAAGGGCAACCAAAAACATGGGCGACATCACAAACGCTTTGGGTAGAAGTGACAAGGCAATCGGCGCCTTGAGCTACGAGTACACCTACCTCAACAATTCCATTGGCCAGGAAGTTGGCTTGAAGCACATCTACTCAGGAACCATTCATGTGGGCATTCTTGAGGATATAGACGGCAAGACAGCCATTTTAAGGAACGGTACCAAAATCAAGAAACTCCGCATAGCCAACATCAGGATTCTGCTTCCTGAGGAGCTTCACCAGTGGAAAATTGAAAACTGGAATACCGTAACCCGGTCCATCAGTTGCGTATTTCCGAAAAATGTCAATGTCGAAATCATCCAGAAGACAGTGCTGATGCACGACAATCTGCTGGACATCAGATTGACTGACGCATACAACGGCCCCCAAATCGATGACAGGTCCATCAGCCTGACATTTGAGGTTACCGCCTTGACCAAGGAGGACA